From Candidatus Poribacteria bacterium, one genomic window encodes:
- a CDS encoding aminotransferase class V-fold PLP-dependent enzyme yields MNHHQVSSIDEQPASVTASAGKPDFGAVRNDFPRARTAAYFDNASSHPLSVHSAAALHRYVDWVAHEVGEPWWPPWAAPRDQSKRLFAKLINAQPEDIAFARSAVEAESNIINGMQEHLAGGNIVTHDLHYAASLYNYKMREKASVRSCVGDDDSLRIVKHRDWQIDHHDMERAIDHNTKLVSITLVSNVNGYLSDVKAISDLAHAHGAYLYVDIIQGVGAVPVDVEAMGIDFAACSTFKWLMGVKGFGFLYVRSDLQGTVVKPTQHCGGISFNYPPWVGESDPNITEYVFTPTPGPTCYEVSYPSYEGAICAQESLKYILRLGVHNIRNHVRTLTDRLMEELPPLGYPAITPKGNESPIVAFAAPDPAETMAKLRNAGVHVAMRHGNKMRISPSVYNNQEDVSRLLEALA; encoded by the coding sequence ATGAATCATCACCAAGTATCTTCTATAGACGAGCAGCCGGCATCCGTTACAGCCTCGGCGGGAAAACCCGACTTCGGCGCGGTCCGCAACGACTTTCCACGGGCAAGAACCGCCGCGTACTTCGATAACGCCTCATCACACCCGCTTAGCGTTCATTCCGCCGCAGCCCTGCACCGCTATGTTGATTGGGTGGCACACGAAGTGGGCGAGCCGTGGTGGCCCCCTTGGGCAGCACCACGGGACCAATCCAAACGTCTCTTCGCCAAACTCATCAACGCCCAACCGGAAGATATCGCCTTTGCGCGCAGTGCTGTCGAAGCAGAGAGTAACATAATCAACGGTATGCAGGAACACCTCGCCGGTGGCAACATCGTCACCCATGACCTGCACTACGCCGCGTCCCTTTACAACTACAAAATGCGGGAAAAAGCCTCCGTGCGCTCATGTGTTGGGGACGATGATAGCCTCCGCATCGTCAAACACCGCGATTGGCAGATTGACCACCACGACATGGAACGTGCGATTGATCACAACACCAAACTGGTCTCCATAACGCTGGTATCGAACGTCAACGGCTATCTCTCGGACGTGAAGGCTATCAGTGACCTCGCCCACGCACATGGCGCCTATCTCTACGTCGATATTATTCAGGGCGTAGGGGCTGTGCCGGTCGATGTGGAAGCAATGGGCATCGACTTCGCTGCGTGCTCCACCTTCAAGTGGCTTATGGGGGTCAAGGGGTTCGGTTTCCTCTACGTGCGCTCAGACCTCCAAGGCACTGTGGTGAAGCCCACCCAGCACTGCGGAGGTATAAGTTTTAATTACCCTCCTTGGGTTGGAGAATCTGACCCAAATATCACGGAGTACGTCTTTACACCAACCCCCGGACCTACCTGTTACGAGGTTAGCTATCCGTCCTACGAGGGTGCCATCTGCGCCCAAGAGAGCCTGAAGTATATTCTCCGGTTGGGTGTTCACAATATTCGCAACCATGTACGCACACTCACCGATCGGCTGATGGAGGAACTGCCCCCCCTCGGCTATCCCGCTATTACCCCCAAAGGAAACGAAAGCCCCATTGTAGCTTTTGCCGCACCGGATCCAGCGGAGACAATGGCGAAACTCAGAAACGCCGGCGTTCATGTAGCGATGCGCCATGGCAACAAGATGCGCATCTCTCCTTCCGTCTACAATAACCAAGAAGATGTCTCCCGCCTGCTCGAAGCACTCGCGTAG
- a CDS encoding cupin domain-containing protein — translation MKQLIFDDIYSWSVFSEMRQVDFNGHLWVRPEGNILVDPVPMIDSDLNQFDNLGGAALIVLTNSDHEREAEFFRERTGASIVIHEADAGALEVQADRQITDGEEIVPGLQAIHLRYGKSRGEIALYFREKRAVLAGDLVVGAPIGSLTLLADEKLEDPPKAALELRKLLALPFDAILVGDGHSILQDGRQRLVECLQRRTDIYINRINIDEIDWVKRKAPEPYDFEDKDIDPLIGAQLLGYRLIRLHPKNASFPMHFHHFSDEMFYVMEGECTLKTPRGDLTITAGDFIAFPPGAAGAHKIVNTGHAPCTVLAVGMNQPHGVSEYPDSNKVFPYVSRRLFRKDDNVSYWDGEIEK, via the coding sequence ATGAAACAACTCATTTTTGATGACATCTATAGTTGGTCAGTCTTTAGCGAAATGCGCCAAGTTGATTTCAACGGACATCTATGGGTTCGTCCTGAAGGCAACATTCTTGTCGACCCTGTGCCGATGATTGATTCTGACTTGAACCAGTTTGACAACCTCGGTGGGGCAGCCCTGATTGTGCTAACCAATAGTGACCATGAACGGGAGGCGGAGTTCTTTCGGGAACGTACAGGGGCAAGTATTGTTATCCATGAGGCAGATGCTGGTGCATTGGAGGTCCAAGCCGACCGTCAGATTACCGATGGTGAGGAGATTGTGCCGGGATTGCAGGCAATCCACCTGCGTTACGGCAAGAGTCGGGGGGAAATTGCGCTCTACTTCCGTGAAAAACGTGCTGTGCTGGCGGGTGATCTGGTCGTCGGAGCACCCATCGGATCGCTGACGTTGCTGGCAGATGAAAAGTTAGAAGATCCGCCGAAAGCAGCTTTGGAACTGCGAAAACTTCTCGCTTTGCCATTCGATGCGATTTTGGTTGGGGATGGTCACTCGATTCTGCAGGATGGTCGCCAGCGATTAGTCGAATGCCTCCAACGACGCACAGATATTTACATTAATCGGATTAACATTGATGAGATTGATTGGGTTAAACGGAAAGCCCCCGAACCGTACGACTTTGAGGATAAAGACATAGATCCACTCATCGGTGCGCAGCTGTTAGGATATCGACTCATCCGTTTGCACCCCAAAAACGCCAGTTTCCCCATGCACTTTCATCACTTCAGCGACGAGATGTTCTATGTGATGGAGGGAGAGTGTACGCTCAAAACCCCGCGGGGAGATCTGACTATTACCGCCGGGGATTTTATCGCCTTTCCTCCGGGGGCGGCGGGTGCCCACAAAATAGTCAATACGGGGCATGCACCGTGCACGGTACTAGCGGTAGGGATGAATCAACCGCACGGTGTCAGCGAATATCCCGATTCCAACAAAGTTTTCCCCTATGTTTCTAGACGACTGTTCCGCAAAGATGATAATGTGAGTTACTGGGATGGTGAGATAGAAAAATAA